One Xenopus tropicalis strain Nigerian chromosome 8, UCB_Xtro_10.0, whole genome shotgun sequence genomic window carries:
- the arhgap5 gene encoding rho GTPase-activating protein 5 isoform X2: MMAKNKEPRPPSYTISVVGLSGTEKDKGNCGVGKSCLCNRYVRRKADDFYSEHTSVLSTIDFGGRVVNNDHFLYWGDVTEVGEDGVDCKSNIIEQTEFIDDQTFLPHRSTNLQPYIKRAANTKLQSAEKLMYICTDQLGLEQDFEQKQMPEGKLTVDGFVLCIDVSQGCNRKFDDQLKFVNNLYTHVAKTKKPIIIAATKCDECVDHYLREVQGFASNKKNLLVVETSARNNINVETCFAALIQMLDKTRSKPKIIPYLEAFKIHRQIVISASDKFDKLIVQTVRDYHAVWKTVSNKLKNHSDYEDYINLEGTVKAKKTFSKHIDQLKQEHIRKRKEEYLKTLPRTLNTLLPKLEDIENLSWAEAIQVLEKRPDFSLWFVMLETVPWDQTDHIDKVTDRRIPFDLLCTLEAEKVYQSHVQHLVSEKRRVEMKERFKKTLETIPIISPGQPWEELICFLLDDEAYKFISESDRVDVYRKHQRELIEKAKEEFQEMLFEHSELFYDLDLNATPSTDKMSEINAVLGEEPRYKALQKLATERESLLLKHIGFVYHPTKETCLSGQSCMDIKVEQVLANSLLQSNLGRMNLYQDSTNLDRINLLILGKDGLAQEMTNEIRTQSTDDEFALDGKIYELDLKTVDANSPYLLSQLRTSGFKPHGCFCVFSSIESLNFIGDCIGKIRCEAQIRREKDIASLPFALILANQRDSTSKNLPILRHQGQQLANKLQCPFVDIPAGTYPRKFNETQIKQALRGVLESVKHNSDIASPAPTIKELSEADLRIVMCAMCGDPFSVDLILSPFLESRTCSAAQPGQINSLMLDKIIGDKRRRIQITILSYHSSIGVRKDELVHGYILVYSARRKASMGMLRAFLSEVQDTIPVQLVAVTDSQADFFENEAIKELMTEGEHIATEISAKFTALYSLSQYHRQTEVFTPFFCDVLEKKTSIENSYLAESTREASQQCEDVFTHSSRGNSPAYICYPDSEDDTEAPPPYSPIGDDVQLLPKCPLDNEGNEYPIHSTPLNCHDHERNHKVPPPIKPKPAVPKPRVNRLDPNLVKTIEAGMGKNPRKQALRTHLTHGEDLDASDNYAEPADTIHKPKDFINDTYAIPDDSQNHSSRLRWFFTPQGDEENGIPDRVPRGQVERRPSKYKYMSKTLFSKSKSYRYRRAHSDASDEEALTGKERKRKPKHRPSEEDPLLSPTVDSWKGGIDNPAITSDQEQEERKTKKKATKVKEDKKKKKKRSN; the protein is encoded by the exons ATGATGGCAAAAAATAAAGAGCCCCGTCCACCATCATATACCATTAGCGTTGTTGGATTGTCTGGTACTGAGAAGGATAAAGGCAATTGTGGAGTTGGAAAGTCTTGCTTGTGCAACAGATATGTTCGTCGAAAAGCTGATGATTTTTATTCAGAGCATACCTCTGTCCTCAGCACAATTGACTTTGGAGGGCGTGTTGTCAACAATGACCATTTTTTGTACTGGGGTGACGTAACAGAAGTTGGCGAGGATGGGGTTGATTGCAAGTCCAATATAATTGAGCAAACTGAGTTCATTGATGACCAGACCTTTCTTCCTCACCGGAGTACAAATCTTCAACCTTATATAAAAAGAGCAGCAAATACAAAGCTGCAGTCGGCAGAAAAACTAATGTATATCTGCACGGATCAACTTGGCCTGGAGCAGGATTTTGAGCAGAAACAAATGCCTGAAGGAAAACTGACTGTAGATGGATTTGTGCTATGCATTGATGTTAGCCAAGGATGCAACCGAAAGTTTGACGATCAGCTGAAGTTTGTCAATAACCTTTACACACAtgtagcaaaaacaaaaaaacccatcatTATTGCAGCAACAAAATGTGATGAATGTGTGGACCATTACCTGAGGGAAGTACAGGGATTTGCCTCTAACAAGAAAAACCTACTTGTAGTAGAAACATCAGCAcggaataatataaatgttgaAACATGTTTTGCAGCACTAATTCAAATGTTGGACAAAACAAGAAGTAAACCCAAAATCATTCCTTACTTGGAAGCCTTTAAAATACATAGGCAGATTGTCATCTCTGCTTCTGATAAGTTTGATAAGCTCATTGTACAAACTGTACGGGATTACCATGCAGTATGGAAAACAGTGAGTAATAAGTTGAAAAACCATTCTGATTATGAGGATTACATCAATTTGGAAGGAActgtaaaggcaaaaaaaactttCTCAAAACACATAGACCAGCTAAAGCAAGAACATATTcggaaaagaaaagaagaatatCTTAAGACACTACCTAGAACTCTTAACACATTATTGCCGAAGCTCGAAGATATTGAAAATTTAAGTTGGGCAGAAGCTATTCAAGTTTTAGAAAAGCGGCCTGATTTTAGCTTGTGGTTTGTGATGCTGGAAACGGTTCCTTGGGATCAAACGGATCATATTGACAAAGTAACAGACAGGCGCATTCCATTTGATCTTCTTTGTACTTTAGAAGCTGAAAAAGTCTATCAAAGCCATGTTCAGCATCTTGTCTCTGAAAAGAGAAGAGTAGAAATGAAAGAGAGATTCAAAAAGACCCTTGAGACAATACCGATCATTTCACCTGGTCAGCCATGGGAAGAATTAATATGTTTTCTTCTTGATGATGAAGCCTACAAGTTTATCAGTGAGTCTGACAGAGTGGATGTTTATCGCAAACACCAGAGAGAATTAATTGAAAAAGCCAAAGAAGAATTTCAGGAGATGCTATTTGAACACTCTGAGCTTTTCTATGATTTGGATCTCaatgcaactcccagcactgatAAAATGAGTGAAATTAATGCAGTTCTTGGGGAAGAGCCAAGGTACAAAGCTCTTCAGAAACTTGCAACTGAACGAGAATCCCTTCTCCTTAAACACATAGGATTTGTTTATCATCCTACTAAAGAAACCTGTCTTAGTGGTCAGAGCTGTATGGACATTAAAGTAGAGCAAGTTCTTGCTAACAGTCTTCTGCAGTCCAATCTTGGTCGTATGAACTTATATCAAGACAGTACTAACCTTGATCGGATTAACCTGCTCATTCTTGGCAAGGATGGACTTGCCCAAGAGATGACTAATGAGATAAGGACACAATCAACAGATGATGAGTTTGCATTGGATGGAAAAATATATGAATTAGACCTGAAAACAGTAGATGCAAATTCCCCATATCTTTTAAGCCAATTACGGACCTCTGGTTTTAAACCTCATGGttgtttctgtgtttttagcTCAATTGAGTCACTTAATTTTATTGGAGACTGTATTGGCAAGATAAGATGTGAAGCCCAGATAAGAAGAGAAAAGGATATTGCCAGCCTTCCATTTGCATTAATTCTTGCTAACCAGCGAGACAGTACCAGCAAAAACCTGCCAATTTTGAGGCATCAAGGACAGCAGTTAGCAAATAAGCTTCAGTGCCCATTTGTAGACATACCTGCTGGCACATACCCACGTAAATTTAATGAAACTCAAATAAAGCAAGCACTAAGGGGGGTACTGGAATCTGTAAAGCACAATTCTGATATTGCTAGTCCAGCTCCAACAATCAAAGAGCTCTCAGAAGCTGACTTGAGGATTGTGATGTGTGCCATGTGTGGAGATCCATTTAGTGTGGACCTCATTCTCTCTCCTTTTCTTGAGTCCCGCACTTGTAGTGCTGCTCAGCCTGGCCAAATCAACTCTCTGATGCTTGATAAAATTATTGGTGATAAGCGGAGAAGGATACAGATAACTATACTGTCTTACCATTCCTCCATCGGGGTAAGAAAAGATGAACTAGTTCATGGATATATTTTGGTTTATTCTGCTAGGAGGAAGGCATCTATGGGAATGCTACGAGCTTTCCTTTCCGAAGTACAAGACACAATACCAGTACAACTGGTAGCTGTCACAGATAGTCAAGCAGACTTCTTTGAGAATGAGGCCATTAAAGAGTTGATGACTGAGGGGGAGCACATTGCAACTGAGATTTCAGCAAAATTCACTGCTTTATATTCTTTATCTCAGTATCACCGTCAGACTGAGGTTTTTACACCATTCTTTTGTGATGTATTAGAAAAGAAAACCTCAATTGAAAACTCTTACCTGGCAGAAAGCACTAGGGAGGCCAGCCAACAATGTGAAGATGTTTTTACTCATTCATCGCGGGGGAACTCTCCAGCATACATCTGCTATCCAGATTCCGAAGATGATACTGAAGCACCACCACCTTATAGCCCAATCGGTGATGATGTTCAGCTTTTGCCAAAATGTCCATTGGACAATGAAGGGAATGAGTATCCCATACATAGCACTCCACTTAACTGTCATGACCACGAGCGCAACCATAAAGTGCCTCCTCCGATAAAACCTAAACCTGCTGTACCCAAGCCCAGAGTAAATAGACTGGACCCAAACCTGGTAAAAACCATTGAAGCTGGTATGGGCAAAAACCCAAGAAAGCAAGCTTTGCGCACTCATTTAACACATGGAGAGGATCTCGATGCTTCAGATAACTATGCGGAACCAGCAGACACAATACACAAACCCAAAGACTTTATCAATGACACATACGCAATTCCAGATGATAGTCAAAACCATAGCAGTAGATTACGCTGGTTTTTCACCCCACAAGGAGATGAAGAGAATGGCATTCCAGACAGAGTGCCAAGGGGCCAAGTAGAAAGAAGGCCTTCAAAATATAAGTATATGTCTAAAACTCTGTTTAGTAAGAGCAAATCGTACCGCTATCGCCGGGCACATTCTGATGCTAGTGATGAGGAGGCACTTACAGGAAAAGAACGCAAAAGGAAACCAAAGCACAGACCTAGTGAGGAGGATCCATTGCTCTCCCCCACTGTAGACAGCTGGAAAGGAGGAATAGATAACCCAGCCATCACTTCTGACCAAGAACAAgaggaaagaaaaacaaagaaaaaagccACTAAAGTTAAAGAAGACAAGAag AA aaaaaaaaaacgaagCAACTAA